The following coding sequences are from one Methanococcoides orientis window:
- a CDS encoding helix-turn-helix transcriptional regulator, giving the protein MACFFSAVPASAEGTATIHGAIYEWDTFQLMENVIIEVNTTPPQSIVAKYGVYSMNLAPGEYLITATYYENNTLTASTQETITISDDGDYIIDLILLPSYDSDLSEDPDLLNITTSLEADSEAIENGAGGNTLYYVAVLIILLMAGSGLYLFSKKNGKKEADEDYSISAVGEDIVKIAVVETKDESPAGMPDESEGLESEMLDAPEAPEVVDVGGEIPLPSDLQEVLDIIRSSGGRITQKDLRSKLSYSEAKVSLLVSDLENRGLVEKFKKGRGNIIIIPDEHR; this is encoded by the coding sequence TTGGCATGCTTCTTTTCAGCAGTTCCGGCAAGTGCCGAAGGGACAGCGACTATTCATGGTGCCATCTATGAATGGGATACTTTCCAGCTGATGGAGAATGTTATCATTGAAGTGAACACCACGCCGCCACAGTCCATCGTAGCTAAATATGGTGTATATTCTATGAATCTTGCTCCGGGTGAATACCTGATCACAGCAACTTATTACGAGAACAACACGCTTACAGCCTCTACGCAGGAAACGATTACCATCAGTGATGATGGTGACTACATTATAGACCTGATACTTCTTCCTTCATATGATAGCGATCTTAGCGAAGACCCTGATCTTTTGAACATTACTACTTCATTGGAAGCTGATTCCGAAGCAATTGAAAATGGAGCAGGTGGTAATACACTATATTATGTTGCAGTTCTTATTATTCTTTTAATGGCCGGGAGTGGTCTTTATCTCTTCTCAAAGAAGAATGGGAAGAAAGAGGCTGATGAAGATTATTCAATATCTGCCGTTGGCGAAGATATTGTAAAAATCGCAGTCGTGGAAACTAAGGATGAGTCCCCTGCAGGTATGCCTGATGAATCAGAAGGATTGGAGTCGGAAATGCTCGATGCACCTGAAGCACCTGAAGTGGTTGATGTGGGGGGAGAGATTCCATTACCTTCGGACCTGCAGGAAGTTCTTGATATTATCAGATCGAGCGGAGGACGGATCACTCAGAAGGACCTTCGCTCTAAACTCAGCTATTCTGAAGCAAAGGTAAGCCTGCTCGTTTCAGATCTTGAGAACCGGGGACTTGTGGAGAAGTTCAAGAAGGGCAGGGGCAATATAATCATCATTCCTGATGAACATAGGTGA
- a CDS encoding homoserine dehydrogenase → MRKVRASIIGFGSVGRGVAEVILQKDDELKSLGIDLDVVAIADSRGAEVNSEGIDLNAALARKNETGTVAIEDLTGEYVIRNVDHDLVIETTPTDIETGGTGLVNMLAAFENGRDVVTSNKGPLTLKYQELMKAASEADCKFMFEATVGGAMPIINLIKSTLAGNEIQSIEGILNGTCNYILTRMMEEKASYEQMLAESKELGIAETDPTYDVEGIDAACKLVILSNSIFGQNATFQDVEVTGITKITPESLALAYDEGYVIKLIGEVRKDRLRVSPRLVPASHPLAVGGTLNVASVRTDLAGTVTVAGRGAGSIETASAILSDVISIYRE, encoded by the coding sequence ATGAGAAAAGTACGCGCATCCATTATTGGATTTGGTTCAGTGGGACGGGGTGTTGCAGAGGTCATACTGCAAAAGGATGATGAACTGAAGTCTCTTGGTATCGACCTTGATGTTGTTGCAATAGCCGATTCTAGGGGAGCTGAGGTCAACTCCGAAGGCATCGATCTTAATGCTGCTCTTGCAAGAAAAAATGAAACCGGTACTGTGGCTATTGAAGATCTCACTGGTGAATACGTCATCAGGAATGTTGATCATGATCTTGTCATCGAGACGACACCTACCGATATTGAGACCGGTGGTACCGGACTTGTCAATATGCTTGCTGCATTTGAAAATGGCAGGGATGTCGTTACCTCTAACAAAGGTCCTCTTACACTTAAATACCAGGAGCTTATGAAGGCTGCCAGTGAAGCAGACTGCAAGTTCATGTTCGAGGCTACCGTAGGCGGTGCAATGCCTATTATCAATCTTATAAAAAGCACACTTGCCGGTAACGAGATCCAGAGTATTGAAGGTATCCTGAATGGTACCTGCAATTACATACTAACACGTATGATGGAAGAAAAAGCATCATATGAGCAGATGCTTGCAGAATCCAAGGAATTGGGTATTGCTGAGACCGATCCTACCTACGATGTAGAGGGTATCGATGCTGCATGCAAGTTGGTAATTCTTTCAAATTCAATCTTTGGGCAGAATGCCACTTTCCAGGATGTTGAGGTCACCGGTATTACCAAGATCACACCTGAATCACTTGCTCTTGCCTATGATGAGGGCTATGTGATCAAGCTCATTGGAGAGGTCAGGAAGGATCGCCTAAGGGTATCACCACGTCTTGTACCGGCTTCCCATCCACTGGCAGTTGGCGGGACACTTAATGTTGCATCAGTACGTACCGATCTTGCAGGCACCGTCACGGTTGCCGGAAGGGGTGCAGGTTCCATTGAAACTGCAAGTGCGATATTGAGTGATGTCATATCCATTTACAGGGAATAA
- a CDS encoding amino acid-binding protein, with translation MRVSMDIELKDAPGQLLLALNPISELKGNLKSIVHHHEDRTPRSTIPVQLVFEVEHENLDLIISRLEENGIGVARVDEKRFMEHGAVILIGHIVHTDIQDTIDTIDKTGFAEVVDICLSMPHIDKRSSASLKIDAVGRKELHEAMAVLKEVAEKKDLLVIEPIGAEVA, from the coding sequence ATGAGAGTTTCAATGGATATCGAACTAAAGGATGCTCCGGGACAGTTGCTTCTGGCTCTGAATCCGATCTCAGAGCTAAAAGGGAACCTTAAGTCCATCGTACATCACCATGAAGATCGTACTCCAAGAAGTACTATTCCTGTTCAGCTCGTGTTCGAGGTAGAACATGAGAACCTCGATCTTATTATTTCACGTCTTGAAGAGAACGGTATCGGTGTTGCCAGGGTTGATGAAAAGCGCTTTATGGAACATGGTGCGGTCATTTTGATAGGTCACATTGTACATACCGATATACAGGACACTATAGATACTATTGACAAGACAGGTTTTGCAGAAGTTGTGGACATTTGCCTTTCAATGCCTCACATCGATAAACGGTCATCTGCTTCCCTGAAGATAGATGCTGTTGGCAGGAAAGAGCTTCATGAAGCAATGGCTGTCTTGAAGGAAGTAGCAGAGAAAAAGGACCTTCTGGTCATAGAGCCGATAGGGGCTGAAGTTGCATAA